The Nocardia vinacea genome contains the following window.
CGCGTCCGGACCGGCCGCGGCAATGGCCGCGCTGAGCAAGTCGACCCATTTCGACTGGGCGCTGGCCCCCTACGACATTCGCGCGTCGAAGGCACACGCGCGCGTGCTGCACAAGGCGGGACTGCTGTCGGAGAGCGACCTCGCCGCCATGCTGGCCGGACTGGATCGCCTTGCGGCGGACGTGGATTCGGGAGCGTTCGCCCCCGCCGAGGCTGATGAGGACGTGCACGGCGCGTTGGAGCGTGGGCTGATCGATCGGGTCGGCGCCGAACTCGGCGGACGACTGCGGGCCGGGCGCTCGCGTAATGACCAGGTGGCCACACTCTTTCGGATGTGGCTGCGCGATGCGGCCCGCCGGGTCGCCGCAGGACTCCTGGATGTGGTCGACGCGCTGGTAGCCCAGGCCGCCGCGCATCCGGACGCGGTAATGCCCGGCAAGACGCATCTGCAGGCCGCCCAGCCGGTGCTGCTCGCGCACCATCTGCTCGCCCACGCGCATCCGCTGCTGCGCGATATCGATCGGCTGCGCGACTTCGACAAGCGGGCGGCGCTGTCGCCCTACGGTTCCGGCGCACTGGCCGGGTCCTCGCTCGGACTCGATCCGGAAGCCATTGCGGTCGAACTGGATTTCGATGCCGCGGCGGCGAATTCGATCGATGCCACCTCCGCACGTGATTTCGCGGCCGAGGCTGCGTTCGTGCTCGCCATGATCGGCGTCGATCTGAGCCGGATGGCCGAAGAGGTGATCATCTGGAGCACACCGGAGTTCGGCTACATCACTCTCGCCGACGCATGGTCCACCGGCTCGTCGATCATGCCGCAGAAGAAGAATCCGGACGTCTCCGAACTCACCCGTGGCAAGGCCGGTCGTCTCATCGGAAACCTGGCCGGACTGCTGGCGACCCTGAAAGCCCAACCGCTGGCTTACAACCGAGATCTGCAGGAGGACAAGGAACCCCTGTTCGATTCGGTTGCCCAGCTCGAACTGCTGCTCCCGGCCATCGCGGGCTTGGTTTCGACGCTCACCTTCCACACTGACCGCATGGCCGAACTCGCCCCCGCCGGTTTCACCCTCGCCACCGATATCGCCGAATGGCTTGTCCGGCAGGGTGTTCCGTTCCGCGTCGCGCACGAGGCCGCGGGTGCCTGCGTGCGCGCCGCCGAGGCGCGCGGTGTCGGCCTCGACGAGCTGACCGACGAAGAATTCGCCGCCATCGACCCGGCATTGACCCCACAGGTCCGCGAAGTGCTCACCGTGCAGGGCTCGATCGCATCCCGCGACGCCCGCGGCGGCACCGCAGGCGTACAGGTCACAGCGCAACTCGACGACATCCGCAACACCGTCACCACCCTGCGCCCCCTCTTCCCGTAGCTCCCCCTCAACGCCCCTCGCGCAGGCGCTCCGCCTCAGCGACCAAGATCAGGTGGAACTGGTGGCGGCATAGCCCGAGAAGGCCCGCCACCAGTTCCACCTGATCTTGATCCAGACTGTCGCGGGCTCGCTTTTGCGCCAAGTGGTCTGCCCGGGATGGCCGGTTTGTATCGATCAACGAGCCACAAGCACCAGCGGCGCGGCGATTGTGAGGATCGCGGACGGATCCACGCAATTGGGGCGCCCGATAGGTCAGCAACTTCTGCTCGACAACGTCAGCGCCCCAACAGGTCCGCTACATGTGTGAGCGGTGCGGTAACTGCCGGTATCGCGTTCGGATCGCGCAGCTGGCCCGGCCGATAGGTCAGCAGCTCCTGTCCGGCCAGGCTCCAATTCGGTACTACTCCGGCCAGACGGGCAGCGATCAGGGGCTTGTTCTGGTGATCTTTCGGTCCACCGGTGCAAATGCTCAAATACCGCGCGGTTTACGCTGCGCCGATGACCCTGCTGTTGCTGGCGCTGGCCATCGCCTCTGAAATCACCGCGACCGTATCGCTCAAAATCTCCGACGGTTTCACCAAATTGGTGCCTTCGATCATCGTGGTCATCGGCTACAGCGCGGCCTTCTTCTTCCTGTCCCAAGCACTGAAGCGCGGCATGCCGATCGGCGTTGCCTACGGCATCTGGTCGGCGGTCGGCGTCGCGGCTATCGCCATCATCGGTGTCCTGTTCCTCGACGAACGACTCTCGTTGATCCAGGTCGGCGGTATCGCATTGGTGATTCTCGGTGTGCTTGCCCTGGAACTCGGTGGCGCACACTGACATCCGCGGTACAAGATGTCGGTGGGTGGCTGTTGAATGACGGTTCATGAAGAGAGACTTCGAGGCGGGGACCTTCACCGCGGATCGACCGGCGCAGCCGGCGGCGGTGCCCTTCGCGGGCAATGATCCGGCGGAAGCGTTGGCGGCGTACGGGATCGAGCTCCCGGCGGCGTTGATGGTCGAGCGGACGGTGTCGGGGGCGCCGGTGTGGGTCGTGTCGACCGAGCCCGGTTATGCGGCGGCCGGGCTGTGGGAGCAGGTGCGGGAGGTGCATCCGAAGACCGGATTGTGGCCGGTGCTGACCCAGACCCATACCTGGTACCAGACCGGACTCGAGCGCGGCTGGGAGCAATCGCGTGAGTTGTCGATTCCAGAACCCGTCGCCGTAACCGACGCGGCGGACTGGTTGCGCGAGTGGCTCGCGGTCGCACACGAGCCGGAGCTGACCGAAGATGCCGCGCTCGCGCAGGCATTGGAGGCGTATCTGTACTGTCCGGATGCGGCTGAACAGGATCGCGATTCACTCGATGAACTGGCCGAATCTCTGCTGCGGCAGCTGTGGCGCTTCTGGTGGGACTGATCGGTCTCGTTGCGCCCTGCGCATTTTGTCGAATTCGTCCCATGGGAGGTGGCGGCGAACGTAGCATCGGCCGATGGATCGGACGTTTGCTCAGCTGAGTCGACGCGGGTGACGGTATGGCATCGGAACCGGGCGATGTAGTACTCGAGGCCCAGTCGTTGGTGAAACGCTACGGCGGTGTCGAGGCGTTGCGGGGAGCCAACTTTCAGGTCCGCGCCGGTGAGGTCGTCGCATTGATCGGCGATAATGGCGCGGGCAAGTCCACGCTGGTGAAATGCCTTTCCGGGGCGGAACAACCGGATTCGGGGACCATCCTGCTCGACGGTTCGGAAACGGTGCTCGGCTCACCGACCGCCGCACGCAAGCTCGGCATCGAAACCGTGTACCAGGACCTCGCCGTCGCACCCGATCTGGACCCGGCCGCCAACCTCTTCCTCGGCCGGGAGCTGGTTCGCCGCGGATTGGCGGGCAGACTCGGCATGCTCGACAAGCGGGCGATGCGGACCCAAGCCGTCGAACACTTCCGACGCCTCGGCGTGACACTGCAGAGCACCGATGTGCCGATCGGCGCCCTGTCGGGTGGACAGCGCCAGAGTGTCGCCGTGGCGCGTGCGGTGCTGTGGGCGAGCAAGGTCGTCTTCATGGACGAACCGACCGCGGCCCTCGGCGTTGTGCAGCGCGAACGGGTGCTCGAGGTGATCGGCAATGTGCGCGACCAGGGCATTGCCGTCGTCCTGATCAGCCACAATATGCCCGAGGTGCTGGCCGTGGCCGACCGGATCGAGGTGCTGCGTCTCGGCAAGCGGGTGGCCCGATTCGTCGCCGCCGATGCCACGCTGGAGCAGTTGGTCGGTGCGATGACCGGAGCGTTGTCACATGGGGACGCTGCATGACGAAAGCAGAACCGAACGGCGGCTCCGATCTGCCGGAACACACTGTGCTACAACGGCTTCTGGGTGCGAGCACGCTGTGGATCGGTGTTGTGCTCGTCGTATTGTGCGTCGTTTTCAGCATCATCCGCCCCGACGCCTTCCCGACCCGTTTCACCCTGCAGACGCTGCTGATCGAAACCTCGGTGCTGCTGGTGCTTTCGGTTGGCATGACGTTCGTGATCATCACCTCCGGCATCGACCTGTCAGTCGGCATGGTGCTGATCTTCGCCGGAGTGCTCGGCGCGAAAACGATGGAATGGCTGAGCCCGGACGAGAACGCCACCGGCGCGGGGTGGGGGATTATCGGTGTCGGCCTTCTGATTTCCGTTGCGGGCGGTGGCATCTGGGGACTGCTCAATGGAATTCTGGTGGCAAAGGCCAAGATTCCACCGCTGATCGTCACACTCGGCTCGTTCGGCGCGGCACTCGGTGCGGCACAACTGATCACCGGCGGTGTCGACACCAGGACGGTGCCCGATAAGCTGCGTAACTCCCT
Protein-coding sequences here:
- the argH gene encoding argininosuccinate lyase gives rise to the protein MTQSGSTNEGALWGGRFASGPAAAMAALSKSTHFDWALAPYDIRASKAHARVLHKAGLLSESDLAAMLAGLDRLAADVDSGAFAPAEADEDVHGALERGLIDRVGAELGGRLRAGRSRNDQVATLFRMWLRDAARRVAAGLLDVVDALVAQAAAHPDAVMPGKTHLQAAQPVLLAHHLLAHAHPLLRDIDRLRDFDKRAALSPYGSGALAGSSLGLDPEAIAVELDFDAAAANSIDATSARDFAAEAAFVLAMIGVDLSRMAEEVIIWSTPEFGYITLADAWSTGSSIMPQKKNPDVSELTRGKAGRLIGNLAGLLATLKAQPLAYNRDLQEDKEPLFDSVAQLELLLPAIAGLVSTLTFHTDRMAELAPAGFTLATDIAEWLVRQGVPFRVAHEAAGACVRAAEARGVGLDELTDEEFAAIDPALTPQVREVLTVQGSIASRDARGGTAGVQVTAQLDDIRNTVTTLRPLFP
- a CDS encoding multidrug efflux SMR transporter, yielding MLKYRAVYAAPMTLLLLALAIASEITATVSLKISDGFTKLVPSIIVVIGYSAAFFFLSQALKRGMPIGVAYGIWSAVGVAAIAIIGVLFLDERLSLIQVGGIALVILGVLALELGGAH
- a CDS encoding DUF4253 domain-containing protein, giving the protein MKRDFEAGTFTADRPAQPAAVPFAGNDPAEALAAYGIELPAALMVERTVSGAPVWVVSTEPGYAAAGLWEQVREVHPKTGLWPVLTQTHTWYQTGLERGWEQSRELSIPEPVAVTDAADWLREWLAVAHEPELTEDAALAQALEAYLYCPDAAEQDRDSLDELAESLLRQLWRFWWD
- a CDS encoding ATP-binding cassette domain-containing protein, yielding MASEPGDVVLEAQSLVKRYGGVEALRGANFQVRAGEVVALIGDNGAGKSTLVKCLSGAEQPDSGTILLDGSETVLGSPTAARKLGIETVYQDLAVAPDLDPAANLFLGRELVRRGLAGRLGMLDKRAMRTQAVEHFRRLGVTLQSTDVPIGALSGGQRQSVAVARAVLWASKVVFMDEPTAALGVVQRERVLEVIGNVRDQGIAVVLISHNMPEVLAVADRIEVLRLGKRVARFVAADATLEQLVGAMTGALSHGDAA
- a CDS encoding ABC transporter permease, which translates into the protein MTKAEPNGGSDLPEHTVLQRLLGASTLWIGVVLVVLCVVFSIIRPDAFPTRFTLQTLLIETSVLLVLSVGMTFVIITSGIDLSVGMVLIFAGVLGAKTMEWLSPDENATGAGWGIIGVGLLISVAGGGIWGLLNGILVAKAKIPPLIVTLGSFGAALGAAQLITGGVDTRTVPDKLRNSLGFGTSLGGVPNLVLVAAAVTVLAAWVLHTTRFGRYTYAIGSNEEAARRSGIAVTRHLVLVYLMTGLLAGLAGFMNLAYFGTTTIGGHGTDNLDAIAGVVIGGTSLFGGIGTIVGTVIGVFIPSVLRKGFVIAGVPVFWQPIAVSAVLVGAVWFDQLRRRARDRK